ACGTGTGAAGTATTTACTATACTACAAACGAACAAGTATTACATTGCTACAGTGAAGAAGACATTGACTAAAACTAAgagtttgaaattatattggAATTTACGATTTTGAAAAGGAATTGTTCACATTTGGACCTTAAACGACTTTACATATTTAAACGTAAGTGAGACTGATGAAATACGATTGATCTGGCATACCACATCTGTTATCGCATTAATGATAATGTCATATTTAGGAACAGTACTACTTGAAAATTATAATATGAATTTCATGataaaagtatatgttttttatgcCTTACATGCTTATTTTAAGaagatatataaaatgaattaaaaactcGAATTAGTGACAAGGTTGGAACAACgatgatttatttttaccttACTTTACTTGGACTGTTGCTGTGGCTAGTTTGGTTATAGAAGGTATTAGTCACTCAGATTAACAGTGAAAGTTTATTGTGGCTACCGCCTTAAATAGCAGTGGTATTGGATAGACAAAGCGACCAATAACTCAATGTTTAACAATCATTTCCTTAATTGTTCACTTCAAACGGTTATGAAAGGAAACCTAGTATCTTTTTATCGCAGACAAACACCTTCAGTTACTATCAGTAGCTGAAATCGTGGAGGGACAGTTGTATTTctgttattcattattatctTTATGTCCCATAACATTGGTTCATAGTAAACCTTTGACTGGGAATTTCCCACATGAAAGCACAACGATCGTGCAATGGTTAAACTAATACTTTAAAACGCCTCACATGTGGTTATGGCTATTTGATCACTAATGAATTCTTAAATGCCAAAAGACAGAATGGTATGATTCCTTGAAATGACATTCAAGGctttttgaaatgttaaggtgttaaCCGCTTAAtcgtttcttttgtttttgaatggtATCGACGTGTGGAATAATATGGTAGTCATTGGGAagaatgttaaacatttttcgATCATAAGATAAAGCAAATGCCTCAataatgtttcatgttttgatTGCATGTTCCTTTTTTTCTGATTTCAGAGATATTAATAGCCAGCAGAATGGTAGCCGTATCGGTGTATCTGGGAGTTATTCTGGTCGCTCTGGTCCTCGCCTATTGTAGAATCTTCGCCCGCAGAAGGTAATAGTCCTCTTATTTCGTCGTATCCTGCATTTTACAATAGCCCGtcatattgcataatatatCGCCTAAATCACCGCTCCTGTTAACACCTAAGACATGACTTGGCCCTAATTATAGTCACGCTGACCTCATCAAGGGTAATTCATTATTGCAGTTTAACATACCAGACTGTccaaaaattaattattttgtaattcacAAAATACCATTACATGTATACCAGACAACTGCTTGTCATCTCATTGTTAATGGTGTCAATTCGCTTGAATCTAAATGAACTTCTAATGttatcacatttattttcaatatctcCTTCGTGTTTTTTAGGCGAAAGAGCGAGCCCGCACTTGTCCCAGGCAGTTTTCTGTGGGGAAATGGAAAGGATTTTGCAGAAAATGCAGTCGAATTCATCCACAAGTCTACTAAAAAGTTTGGTGATATTTTCACAATACGCCTTTTAAATCAGCACATCACGATCATTAGTGACCCACACTCGTATGAAAGAATGTGCAAGGAGAAAACTTTCGACTTTGATCCAATTCAAAAACAGGTTAACAACAACGTGTTTAGTTTCCAACTGATAGACTCTAAGAAAATGATCAAAGAGGCGTCAAAAAAGGTGAAGGGACAATATTTATTTGCCAACATGAACAATTTCTCCAACCACTTGCGGGAATCTTTCGCCGATGCTACATGTAATCTGCCGATGACGGACGGCTGGTGTCGAGATGGTCTTCGATCCTTCGGTTCCAGAACGATGTTCCGCGCAATCTTCAGATCCATCTTCGGCAAGGAGAAACCAGAAGATGTTTTCGAGCCGGTGAACGTCTACCAAAATTTTGATGTGTTTCACAAGTACTTCAACTTCTTGTGGCTTGGACTGCCAATCAAGCTATTTCCGAGCGCCTGCAGGGCCTTGGATGTTCTTGTCAAGATGCCCAAATCTGACGAGATTCTCGAAAGGTCAGATGTGTCAGATTACATCAAATACTCAACAGAGTTCATGAAATCCCATGGACAGACGGAGTCGGACATTATTGGACATAATCTTGTGTTCCTGCACGTGAACTACAACACATTCCGCGTGTCCTACTGGCTCATCTACTACCTGATGAAGTACCAAGATGCTCTACAGGCCCTTCGACAGGAGATTAATGAGTTTGTTGAGACAAAGGCCTCTTTCTGTGATCCGGAAGGACCCGTAGAACTAACCCTAGCTGAGCTCGACAAACTTCCAGTGCTTAGTAAGTATTACTGTTTTCCTGCTTATTAATTGTAACATTGTTTAATGTATACGATTGAATGCTAATGTCAGCGAAAAGGAGATCACGAACAAAAAAGAATATATCTATTGATTTAACTTAAAGAGAGTACCTCCTTTAAGCGTGAAATAGGGGCATTTAAGCATGAAATCGGTGGTATTTAAAACACGATGATGCCTACAAGGCTGCCGTTATGTTCGCTGTAGAAAGTAAATAGGAATAAAATACCATCGGCAAAACACTGCACTTAAATAGTTCGGGAACATTAATAGTCTGCGTTTGTCTTCCACTATGTCAGTAATTGTTATACGACTTTAAATGACTAGGACACTGTAACCTATACGCATACAGCATAACAAGCATTTAAATTACATATCTTTGCGTTTTCAGACAGCGTCTTGAATGAGACTATTCGATATACCAGCGGCGTATTCATGGTGCGGGCGGTGACCGCTGACACTGACTTCTGTATGGAGAATGGTCAAACTTACAAGTTGCGCGCCGGCGACCGCGTGGCCATCTACCCTCCTGCTATCCACAAGGACCcagaaatctttgaaaatcccCTGGTAGGTTTCTTACTTAGATCTAAACGGCCGCGTTTGTATTCGGaagtaaatttgataaaatacgaGTTTAAAGTTTATATGTTGAGTAATTCACATCTTATGTTGATGACACGGTTGTCAGGTAATTCTCAGTAAAGGTACGTAAACGTTATAATGttactattgttattttatttcctaaACTCTTCAATGCTACGTCGTCACTTTATGTCAGTGATTATAAAATTACTTTCATGTATTTCCAGGAGTTTAAATATGACCGTTTCGTCGATGCAACATTCTACAAAAATGGACGCGAGTTGAAGAATCCTTTGTTGGCTTTCGGTTCGTTGTGCCCCGGGAAAAAGCTAGCGATGACTCAGGCAAAGTGGTTCATTTTCAACCTTGCTCACAATTTTGACTTTGAAACAGTGGACGGCCAGACATGTGAACCGGATGTGCATTATCATGGTCATGAAATTTTGCCACCAACAAGAGACGTTGAGATCTTGTACAGAAGGAAAGAAAACAGGCGGCCTGTTGAGTTTGTGCAATGAGCGCCGCCGCGTTCTCCAGTATGGACATCAGTAAATCCCATCCACCCTCGCAACTTACCGGGGTCAGGAGGCTCCAAACTGCATCATAAACCGCGGGAACTGGGACATAACCCGCGAGCAGCGCATGCGCGATGCACCAGGGATGCCCCGCacttgtttttgttatgttctaaattatattttggtacacatttataatatgtttgttagGGACTGTTAAACTTACGATTTGTTGTAAATGCGTCTGCAACAAGTGCTATGattgttaatttattacattttacacgcgttattttgtataataattcgccaaaatgtgttgtttgtatgtatttaagcATGAATGTGAAACACTGTTAAATGAGAAAACGGGTCACGTgctaatattgtatataatgattGTAAACTTCATATCCTCATAAAGATGAAATTATCACATGTTGAAATGCATAGTTTTCTGTTTAATAGTGTACATTCTGTATAAACTGACCATGCGTTTACTGTGGCATTTACCCAACTGTTCACAAACCTTGTTCAACTGTCAAAGTGCTACATTTTACTTGACATCaac
The sequence above is drawn from the Mya arenaria isolate MELC-2E11 chromosome 14, ASM2691426v1 genome and encodes:
- the LOC128217726 gene encoding cytochrome P450 7A1-like — translated: MVAVSVYLGVILVALVLAYCRIFARRRRKSEPALVPGSFLWGNGKDFAENAVEFIHKSTKKFGDIFTIRLLNQHITIISDPHSYERMCKEKTFDFDPIQKQVNNNVFSFQLIDSKKMIKEASKKVKGQYLFANMNNFSNHLRESFADATCNLPMTDGWCRDGLRSFGSRTMFRAIFRSIFGKEKPEDVFEPVNVYQNFDVFHKYFNFLWLGLPIKLFPSACRALDVLVKMPKSDEILERSDVSDYIKYSTEFMKSHGQTESDIIGHNLVFLHVNYNTFRVSYWLIYYLMKYQDALQALRQEINEFVETKASFCDPEGPVELTLAELDKLPVLNSVLNETIRYTSGVFMVRAVTADTDFCMENGQTYKLRAGDRVAIYPPAIHKDPEIFENPLEFKYDRFVDATFYKNGRELKNPLLAFGSLCPGKKLAMTQAKWFIFNLAHNFDFETVDGQTCEPDVHYHGHEILPPTRDVEILYRRKENRRPVEFVQ